The Buchnera aphidicola (Brachycaudus cardui) genomic sequence TTTGCTGAGATAGGAATAATTTCTATAGCTTGAGTTTTTTTTTTAATAAAATCGATAAAAGGTAATAAAATATTTTTATTAGAAATTTTATCAATTTTATTAATAATAATAATTACTGGTATTCCATTTTTTTTAATTTTATTAAAAATAATATTGTCTTTTTCTGTCCAAGACACTTGATCTATAACAAACATGATTAATGTTGAATTTTTTACAATATTAAAAAAAATATTTTTTTTATACTCAATCTTATCATTTTTTTTATTAAATATAAAACCAGGTGTATCTGTGTAAATACATTGATAATATTTTTTTGTATTAATACCTGTAATATGAGTTTGAGTTGTATTTTTTTTTCTCGATACAATAGAAATTTTTTTTCCAATAATTTTATTCAACAATGTAGATTTTCCGACATTGGATTTTCCAATAATTGTTATCCAACCACAGTATTTTTGTTTTATATTCACTCGACACCTAATTGTATTAATGCTTTTTGTGCTGCATCTTGCTCAGCTTTTCTTCTACTAGAACCAGTACCAATTAAATATTCTGAAATAATACTAACTTTACAATGAATGGTAAATAATTGATTATGAGCTTCACCATATATTTCAACTATAAAATACATAGGCAGAGACAAATGTTTTGATTGTAAATATTCTTGTAGTCTTGTTTTTGGATCTTTTTGTGTATCTCCAGGGCTTATTTTTTCTAAACGTTTTTCATACCATTTTAATATTAATTCTTCTACTGTTTGAATATTACTATCTAAATAAATACTGCCAATGAGAGCTTCTACAGTATTCGCTAAAATGGACTCCCGACGAAATCCTCCACTTTTTAGTTCACCTTGTCCTAATTTCAAATATTCTCCTAAATCAAATTCATATGCAATTTCGGCTAGAGTATGACCACGTACTAAAGTTGCTCTCATACGACTCATATCGCCTTCATCAATATATGGAAAATGTTGATATAAAGCATTAGCGATTACAAAACTTAGAATGGAATCACCTAAAAATTCTAATCGTTCATTATGTTTACTACTTGCACTACGATGTGTTAATGCTTGTCTTAAAAGATCTTTATGAGTAAAAGTATATCCCAGTACTTTTTGTATTTTTTTTGTTACGATATAGTTCATGTTATACCAATGTTAATGATATTTTAATTAATTGTATATATAACAGG encodes the following:
- the era gene encoding GTPase Era, with translation MNIKQKYCGWITIIGKSNVGKSTLLNKIIGKKISIVSRKKNTTQTHITGINTKKYYQCIYTDTPGFIFNKKNDKIEYKKNIFFNIVKNSTLIMFVIDQVSWTEKDNIIFNKIKKNGIPVIIIINKIDKISNKNILLPFIDFIKKKTQAIEIIPISAKKTKNMMLLYNIVKNYLPKNPHVYPENHITTNSQFFTISEIIREQLILFLGDELPSIVKVEIEYLKEIENNQLHIRALILVIHSRQKKIIIGHNGEKIKKISIISRYKIEKELHKKIHLLLWVKKDTSK
- the rnc gene encoding ribonuclease III, encoding MNYIVTKKIQKVLGYTFTHKDLLRQALTHRSASSKHNERLEFLGDSILSFVIANALYQHFPYIDEGDMSRMRATLVRGHTLAEIAYEFDLGEYLKLGQGELKSGGFRRESILANTVEALIGSIYLDSNIQTVEELILKWYEKRLEKISPGDTQKDPKTRLQEYLQSKHLSLPMYFIVEIYGEAHNQLFTIHCKVSIISEYLIGTGSSRRKAEQDAAQKALIQLGVE